A region of the Peredibacter starrii genome:
CCAGCATCTTTAAACTACCGGGCCAAATTATTCGGTGGCGAAATGATGAGAGTCCATTATGATAAAGGTCTAGGATTTAAAGTAACATTTAATTTACGGGAAATACTCAGTGAAACAAACTAATGTTTACCTCTTAGACGATCATAAAATCGTTCGCGACGGCCTAAAGTCTATTCTCTCAATGCACTCTGAATATCAAGTCGTTGGAGAGGAAAGTCGTCCGGATGTTTTTTTGAGCACTCTCTCTGATCTAGACATTGATATTCTTATTCTCGACGTCTCTTTACCGAATATTTCCGGCATTGATCTCATTAAAAAAATTAAGGACATCAATTCAAATCTTCAAATTGTTATGCTCTCTATGCATGAGAATCCAGAGTATATGTTTCGCAGCCTGAAAGAAGGCGCAAATGCCTATCTTCCGAAGGACATCGAAGCTGGGGAATTTATCGAGGCCCTGGATCAAGTAAGACAGCGTGGAAGTTATTTTCCTTCGAACATGAACTTTAATAACAAAGACACTCTCACTCCTCCACCAGAGGGCCTTAAGTATTCCATTCTTCTCACTTCACGTGAGTTAGAGATTCTTGGTTACATGGCCAAGGGACTTAGTTCAAAACAAATCGCCCAGCAAATCAATGTGAGTCCAAGAACAGTGGAAACTCATCGGGTAAATATCATGAAGAAACTTGGGACCAACAACGGAGCTGAAACAGTTGCTCTGGCCTGGAAACTAAAGTTAATTCAAGACGATAAGATTTAAGCCTTAAGATCCAACACTTCAGATTTCTTCCATCTCAACGGCAGATATTGCCTTTCCGTAAAATTACTTAAGACCAACCTCATTTTACACGATGAGTACTAAGTAGTTTTCCAACGGAGAGACGGGCATGTTTGTCATATTAACTGAGTCATTAGCTATACTACCGAACAAATATTCCGTTCTATCTAAAGAAAATAATAAGAAAAGTTATACAAATATTCTTCCATTTGACGATAAGAACCACAGCACCATCGGTAAGGCCGAAGGATTTTAGGAGCATATATGAGAATGAAAGGTGGCCAGTATTTAACGTTTAAACTTCAAAACCTCTCGTATGGCGTAGGCATCGAGAACGTGCGTGAAATTAATCGCATGTCTGAAATCGCCGCTGTACCAGAAGCACCGGACTTCGTCGCAGGTGTGATGAATCTTCGCGGTAAAGTGATTACTGTTGTTGATCTTCGCAAGCGTCTGCACATGCCTGTTGCAGAGGTAACAAAAGAGACTTGTATCATCGTAGTTGAATCTGAGATCGGTCACGTGGGTGTGATCGTTGATTCAGTTCAAGCTGTGATTCATTTACAAGAAGCTCAAATCGATGACTCTCCCATCTCTGAAGATGAGTACTCATTCGTTAAATCAATCGGAAAGATGGACGATCACCTCGTTATGTTGATCGATATTTTCCGTTGTTTATCGAAGCGTGACATGCTTGGAATGGATTCTGCAGCTGCAGCTTAAAGAAAACTGATTTTATAAAAACGTAAGGAAGCGTATATGACGATTGATGATGATGGATTCTTAGAAGAGTTACGTCAGGAGTTTCTGGCAGAAGCTTGCTCTCTCCTAGAACAATGGGAAGAATACTTCCTCAAGCTGGAAGAGACTGATGATAAAGCGGAACAGGTAACAAATATTTTCCGTGTTGCCCACTGTCTGAAAGGCACCAGCTCTGCTGTTGGTTATTCAGAAATGGCGGCCTTCGCCCACATCGTAGAGGATCTTCTTCAGATCCTTAAAAAAGATCCGTCATGCCTTACTCCGGAAATCGTTACAACACTTCTAAAGTGTGGTGATGCTTTCAAAGTAAAGGTCGCTTTCCTGATGGGAAAAGAGAAGACAGATTGGGACGTTACCGTTCTGGCATTCGATATTAATAATTATTTGATCTCATTCGGTCACGCCGGTCATGATACCCATGCAGCTCCTGCAGAAGATCAGAACCTGATGCCAGCTGGTCCATCTGAAGAGACAAAGGCCGAGTCAATTGAAAGTGACGATGACTGGAAACAAGTCATGGCCGATGTGAATCAGAAGTTTGGTGTACAACTGACTGAAGAACACATGCACCTGTCAGAAGACGAAATTGCAAAAGTCATCGCTGATCAGCAATCTGAGAAGGCCCAGAAGCCGGCCGCTCCGGTGATTCAACTAGAACAAGTTCGCGAGCACAAAGAAGAAGAAAAAAAGGCCGCTGCTGCCTCAGCTTCCGCTCCTAAAGACGCTGCTTCATCAAAGGCCGCTAACGCCACTGTGAAAGTTGATGCTCATAAGATCGATAAAATCATGAACCTTGTTGGTGAGCTTGTGATTAACAAATCACAATTAGCAAACCGCGTGGAACAATATCGTGACGATCATGTTCTTGAAGCAACTTACTCGCTCCTAGAAAAAACAATTCGTGAACTTCAAGACGAAACTCTTGGTATGCGAATGATCAGCATGAAGAACCTTTTCCTAAAGTGTCAGCGTGCGGTTCGTGACGTTTCAATCAAACTTAATAAGAACATCGAATTCGTACAGAGTGGTGAAGACGTAGAAATTGACCGTTCAATGGTCGAGCTTCTGACTGACCCGCTTCTTCACATGCTGAGAAACTCAGTTGACCACGGTATCGAATCTCAGGGGACGATCCTTCTGAAGGCAGAGCACGTTGGCTCAAAGATCATTCTATCGATCAAAGATAACGGTAGAGGAATCAATGCTGAAAAAGTTTTCGGCAAAGCAATGCAAAATGGTCTTATCTCTCCATCTGTAAAGATGTCAGATCTGACTGAAAACGAAATTTTCCAGTTCATCATGATGCCGGGGTTCTCAACTGCGGAAAAGATCACAGACGTTTCAGGACGTGGTGTGGGTCTGGACGTGGTGAAAACGACAGTAGAAAAAATGAATGGTAAAGTTGATATCTCTTCACAACTTGGGAAAGGTACTTGCTTCAAGCTGATTCTTCCACTCACAACTTCCATCCAGGAAGGTATTCATGTGAAGTCGAACAACAGCTCATACATTTTCCCGACGGAGAAAGTACTTGAGATCCTTTCTGGTGACAAAGTAAGTTTCATCACTGATCCAAACGGTCTGAACATGTTCAAATACCGTGAGACAGTCATTCCTTACGCGACACTGGACGCTACTCTTGGTCTAAGCCCGGATTTCAAAATCAGCAAAATGATTCTGATCATGGATGTTGATGGTAAGAACTTCGGAATTGGTATTGATGAATTCGTGGCACAAGTTCACGTGGTTCTTAAACCGATTAACGAAATCGTCAGAACATCAACTGGTATCTCTGCTTCTTGTATTCTTTCTCACGGAGGAATCGGGTTCGTGATTGATACAGATGAAGTCTGTAAATCAGTGCTGAAGAATAACAAAGAACAAAACAGGCTAGCAGCATGAGTAATATAGTTTTCAAAGCTCCACCAGTAGACTTTATTGAAACTGGTAAAAAGACCCACGAACATCTTATTGCCGATAAGGCGGGGTTTGAAAAACTGGCCGAGATCGTAAAAGATCTAACTGGAATTTCTCTTCCAAATAACGAGAAAAACCGCACACTCATGGCCGGTCGAGTTCATTCACTCATGAGCAAGTATCAGTACAAGACCTATGCTGAACTTGCCACAAAACTCATGAGCGGTAACAAGACCCTGCAAGAGTCGTTCATCTCATGTCTGACAACCAATACAACTCACTTTTTCCGTGAGGGTGCTCACTATGACGTCCTGAAGAAATACCTTCAGGAAAGAATGGCGGTAAGAGAATTTACAACGAGTTCTTTCCGCGTTTGGTGTAGTGCTGCGAGTTCTGGTCAGGAACCATACTCAATCCTCATGACTCTTTTGAGCGGTGGCTTCCCCATTGATCGTCAGGCGCTGGAGTTCCTTGCAACTGACATCGATCTTGAAATTCTCAAGAAGGCCTCTCAGGCCAACTATTCAGAGGAAGAGATCAAGACTGTTCCTCCAGAAATGAAACAGGCCTATTTTCAGCCGATCAAAGACAAGACTCATACCACGTATAAGGTCCTGCCTCAGTTTCGTAAGATGATTAACTTTGCCCGTTTTAACCTGATTCAAGATAAGCCCGCTTTCAAAGAGAAGTTTGATGTGATCTTCTGCCGAAACGTTCTGATCTATTTTGAGAAAGAGGTTTCAACTGCAGTGATCGATATGCTGATTTCTCAACTTAAACCTGGCGGACTTATTTTCTTAGGACATGTAGAAACTGGTCTTCTAAAAAATAAAAACGTGCGCCCAATCAGCCACGCTGTGTATAAGAAGGTTTAAAATGCAGCAAAAGATTCGAGTCCTGCTAGTTGATGACTCTGCCGTAATTCGTACGATGCTTCAAAAAATTCTGAGCTCGGATCCTGATATTGAAGTGGTTGGTACAGCACCAGATCCATATGTTGGCCGAGAAAAGCTGGTCGCTCTTAAACCAGACGTAATGATTCTGGATATTGAAATGCCGAAGATGGACGGGATCACGTTCCTTACAAAAGTAATGGAACACTTTCCTACTCGCACCATCATCTTCTCTTCTCTGAGCTTAGAGCGTTCAGAGGTGGCCCTAAAATGTCTTGAAGTTGGTGCAATCGATACAATGGCAAAGCCGGCGATTGATGTGACCAAAGGTGTACTTGCCTTTAAAGATGAACTCATCGCTAAAGTTAAAATGGTGGCGAAATCAAAGCTACCAGTTAAAAAGAAAGGTCTTTCACTGGTTAATCCAGTGGCGAAGACCCATGTTCCAACCAGTGGAGCTCTTCTAAAAACGACCCACCAGATTCTTGCCATTGCTTCATCGACAGGTGGAACGGAGGCCCTTAAAGTACTTCTCGCAGGTCTACCGGCAGACATTCCAGGAACTGTGATTGTGCAACATATGCCAGCGGTGTTTACTAAGACTTATGCTGAGCATTTGAACAAGATGTTTCCTTTCGAGGTGAAAGAGGCCGAAGATGGAGACAAGGTTCTTCCTGGACGCGTACTTATTGCTCCGGGTGACTTCCATATGGAGATTGTTCGCAGTGGTGGTTACTACAACGTTAAGCTGCATCAACAACCGGCCATGCATGGAGTTCGTCCCGCTGCCGATTACCTTCTTAAATCTGTGGCCCACTATGCTGGATCAAATGCCATTGGGGTTGTCCTCACAGGTATGGGAAAAGACGGGGCCCAGGGTCTTCTTGAGATGAAAAAAGCAGGAAGTTACAACTTTGCTCAGAACGAAGAGACATGTGTCATTTTCGGAATGCCAAAGGTCGCAATTGAAGTTGGTGCCATCGATAAGGTCATGCCTCTGGATGAGATCGCAGGCGAAATCATCAAGCAGATGGACGTTAGAAAAGTTTCATAAAAAGTATCTCTCATGGACCTTGTCCTCACTTGGATAAGGTCCATGTTCTTCACTCTCAAATCCTCTCTTTTCGTAGCTTAAATTAAGTTTACCTCAACTCTCCTCACGGTTTACAATCACTAAGCTTATTTGCTGCATCGCCAACATATTCTTGAATAATGAAAAGCATGAGATCAATTCAACAATTCATTAAGCAGGCGTTCTTCTTGTTCGCCCTAGGACTTATCACAATGGCAATTGTGAGTGTGTTGATCTACGGCATGCACATCTACCGCACGAACGAAAACAATCTCGATTCTCTCGGCGATCGAACCAATACTCAAATCACTTCTTCGCAACGTAATGCCCGCAACAACATGTTGATGGCAGAAGCTATCATGAAGAAAGAAATTGAGATGGGAAAAATCGATCAGATGAATTCTGGCACTTTGATGGCCGCTGCGATTAATTACAATGCTTCTCAGTTCGATATCTGGATGGCGCTTTCACCTGAGCGGGCCTATAAGATGATTGGTAGCCCACCCGGGCTGGTTTTTCTGGTCGCCCGTAAACCCGAAAACTATAATTTCAAAACACTCTCTAAACCTTTCAATATCAATGACTACAACATCCAACTTTTTAAGCACGATGTGTATTTCAAAAATCCAGAAGAAGTTTGGTACCACCAGTCAGTAAAGAATAAGGGCAAACTGACCTACATCGGTGCCTACTACGATAAGACCTACACTCAGCGCTGGCTCTTCTCCATTGGGAAGGCCGTTTATGACAACAACAAAAAACTAATGGGTGTCGTTGGAATTGATTTCGGAACGAGCCTGGTAGAAAAAGTCTTTCGTGGCTTTTCTGATTTCCTTGGCCTGATGATTGTTGAGCGACGAGATGGCAGGATCCTTATGGATCTGCATTCTGAAGACCACTCTCTTATCGCTCCTAATCTTGTTTATAAGGGCAAGGTAGATGATCTCTTCCTTCCACTGGCCCAACTTGAAGACTTTGCTCATCATCACAAACTAGTTCATCATAATCATAAGGGCACCTTCATGGTGTTCAAGGTCTTCAAGTCAGAACTTCTGCCTTGGTACATAGTGATTTATCAGAGTGCCTGGTCATTTTACAAAGGCATCCTTCCTCTCTTCTTCACACTTCTGACCGTGATTCTCATTTTCCTGCTCGCCCTTCTCTACTTCCTGCGCGAGAACCGTAAAAAGTTCCTGAATCCAATTCAAGATCTTCTGAGCTGGCTTAAACGAGATACCCTCATCATTGGTTCAAATAAAAGTATCTCAGGTCATTACGTTGAATCAGATGTGCTGGAAGTAAATGAACTCATTCAGAGTATTAATATTCTCTTTGAAGTGGTGAACGAGAACTTCCAGAACTATCGTCACGAGCTGGATAAGAACACCAAGATCAAAGAAGAACTTGAGGTCCTGGTACAAAAAAGATCAGAACAACTTATTGAAAGAGAAAAACTTGCGGCCCTGGGTTTCATGTCTGCTGGTCTGGCCCACGAAATTAAAAACCCACTTAACCTCATCTGTAATGCTGCCGAAATCATCGTCATGCAATTAAACAAGATCGCACAAGCTGAACTTCACATGGATGAACAATCGGCCCGAGCCATTTCTCGCTTGAGTGAAAGTAATCAAATCATCCTCAATAACGGTCAGCGTGTAGATAACATCATCAAGACCCTTCTTCTTCAGGTGAGAAGCTCTAAAGAAGGCCATCAGCATTTAGTGGACATGACAGAGCTTGTTAAGACCAATTTAGATTTCGTCCTCGCGAACTATCGTCCGAAGATGAATAATCGAATCAAGGTTGAGCTTGAAAAGCCTGATAACAAAATCATTGTTAGAGGTAACCCGGTTGATCTAGGTCGTGTGTTTATCAACATCCTGGATAACAGCTGTTATGCCATGATTAAGAAGATCAATGCTGATTCTCACTTCATGGCCCATTTGAAAATCTCACTTAATCCAAAAGATGGGGGGCTTGAGATAAGAATCTACGACAACGGTACCGGTATTCCGAAGGTCCACTTAAGTCAGGTCTTTACTCCTTTTTACACGACTAAACCACCTGGCGAAGGCACAGGTTTAGGATTAAACTTTGCTTACGAAATTGTTAAACAGCACGGTGGGACTTTAGAAGTTCAATCCAATGAAGGCGAATACACAGAAATCATTATGTTCATCCCATTTCGAGGAAAATCATGAAGCGCATATTAGTATTAGATGATGAACAGGATGTGGATTTCATTTTTAAGGTCATGCTTGAAGATGAAATTGCTGACGGCAAACTTCACATCGATTTTTTTAGCAATCCTCAGGAGTGTCTGGACGATCTCGCACGCAGACCAAATGATGTTTACGACTACATTTTAAGCGATATCAACATGCCACAGATTAATGGTGTGCAATTTGCCCGTGTGCTCAGAAACCGGGGTTACAAAGGCAGAATAGCCTTTATTAGCGCCTATCTGATGGATGATTACGAAGACGATATGAAGATTCTCAATATTGAGCACTTTTTTTCAAAACCACTTAACTTCAATGAGATCAAGGCCGTTCTTCAAATCTGACGGCCTATCACATGATACTTCCGATTATCTTGATCCTTTTCTGATTTGAAGAGTGAGATGGTATTCACATCGAGTGGAATCGGTTCTAAGGGATGAAGCCTTAGCCCTTCCGCCAGTTCATCATATTCATAACGCTGCCAACGCTTCACAGTTATATGAGGAATGAAACTTTTCCCATGTGGATCAACATATTCCGGAAACAATTCTTCCACCTCTTTTTGAAGCAGCAGAAGTTCCTCTGAAGGCAAAATACTCAAATACATTACACGACGATTAAAAAATTTGATGGGCCCAATTTGAATTGAAAAAGGTTTGAATGAAACGTCTTTCATTCGATCAAGAATTGAAATGACATTCTCTTCAGAGGTCTCACCGATAAAAAGAAGTGTGAGATGAAAATCATGTGGATTTTCCCAGCCCTTTCTCCCCTGAGGAAGTTTGGCGATGTAATGGGCCAGATTCTCTTTAATCGATTCGGTTAGTTCGAGTCCTATGAATAATCTCATAGCTCGACTTTGAAATATTCCGGTGGGCAATTCATAACAATACCCTGAGCGGGTTTTCGGTAAAAGTTTGAGATCACAAGATTTCCACCCATCTTGGCCGCTCGATTTCGAAGGGCGGCGTGGACCTCGTTTTCTTGCTGGGAATAGGACGGAGGAAAATATGAGGTTTTGGCATCTGCGAAGCCTATGTACTCGCAATCATGTTTGGCCTCGAGAAAATCGGCCTTGTCCTGCCAATCGGCGGCACCTTTATCAGATTCTACAAAATGGACTTTTTTCCCGGGCCTTGTGACGTCCGCACAGGAGCTAAGTATTAGAAAAATTGTTAAGATTAGGACCCTTTCCATAGCAACAGATACTATGTGCATTTTCGGAATGGGTCAGCCTGCTCCTCGCCATTGAGACCGAGTAGATTTAACCGCACCTTAACAGAAGGGCCGGGAAATTATGCTATAACGCCCGCATAAATTCCTTAACCCAACACGAGGTAATCATGAAAACTCTCATCGCTTCAATCCTAGTTGCTTTCTCATTCTCTGCACTTGCTGACTGTAATCCTGAGGCCCAATTCATTGGTAAAGTTACTAAGCTTAAAGTGTATGAAACTCACTTCACATTTCAAGTAAGCATCACAAGACACTTCTCAGCGAGTGTTGTTTGTCCGATGTTTGAAGGTGATTTAGAGAATGCCGTCCTTGCTTATCCTGGAAAACCAAGCATCAAGAACGGCGATGAAATTTCGGGTGTAATGGTTTACGACGTTGCTTCTGACTCTTATAAGATCGATTAGATCTCAGGCATGTACTGAGCGCCACACTTGTCTTTAATGACAGTGTAGGCATCTTCATCGTTTACGAATTTAAATTTCGGATGACCATCCTGGGTCCAAAAAGTTGGGCCCGGGATTTTACAACCTGGTAGCCCTTTCTTGAACACAGTCACAGTTTTTGCCAGCCGAGGATCGGCACCCTTGGCATCCGATCTCAACATAATTCCTTTTCCAGTATAATCAATCTGAGCAAATTTTCTTTGAGCACGGTCCGGATTTAAATCCACCGGCTGCTCAGTCATCACTCCACCAATGAGAGTCTTATACTTTTTGAAGACCACCATCTCTTCACCAGTGTTAAGGGTGACGATAAGGTTTTGATCCTGCTCTTCTACGTGCATCTGACCTACACGAGGTAAGAACACAAGCATGGTTTCAAAATAATCTGATGTTCTGCCTGAGCCAACGTAATCAGTCATCCAAAGATAAGTATCGCGTTTAGCGCCATCATCTGTAACGAAGAAGAAATCACGAGTGGGATATTCAAAAGAGTCATTAGGTTCAGTTGGAACGATGTCATTAGGACCAAAGTTAGTGAAACTAAAGCCACGTTTAAAAAGGACGGCATTATCATCGGCCCCGTACTCGGTACGAAAAACCGTGGAAGCATCATTGCGAGCAGTGATGTAGTTGTAGCGATCAATTCTGGCCACATCTCGTTCGAACGGAACAATAGTGGCGGCCAAAGCAGACGTCGACATGATTGAAGCGAGAATAATTGATTTAATCATAAATACCTCTCAGACTTTCAGGCTAACACGCTCTGGATTTTGAGCAACAACTTCCACTATGACAAAATCTTTCAGTGACGCTGCAAACATTGCTACACACTGTGGTTAAGCTAAGATGATGAGATGAATCAGACGCATTTATCAGCAGGAATCATACCTATAAGAAAGAAAAAGTCAGAGTGGGAATTCTTGATCCTACGCGCTTTCAGTTACTGGGACTTTCCGAAGGGCATGGTTGAAGCGGAAGAAAATGCCCAGGTCGCTGCAGTAAGAGAACTTGAGGAAGAAACTGGGATATCGCATATTGAGTTTGTTCAGGGGAAAAAATTCATTGAAACCGAGGTTTACGGCAAAGGAAAAGTTGCCCGTTACTACCTCGCTGAGGTCAAGGAAGAGGTCGAAATAAAATTTGTCCCAAACCCCATTACGGGAGTCATCGAACATCATGAGTATCGTTGGGTTTCATATGAAGAGGCCAGATTGTTATTAGTTCCTAGGGTTCAACGAGTTTTAGATTGGGCCCAGAAGCTTATCGCTAACTAACATCATCATCTTCTTGCTCAACCAAATTTCCGAGAGCGAAGCCGCCATCAAAAACAAGTTCATCAGCTTCTTCTGGTAGGTTGCAACCATCCAAATAATCATCGTTTCCCAGATTGTGATTCAAACTAGACCCATCATGATAGTCATGAAGACCATGTCTCACATTCATATGAGCAATTTTTAATTTAGGTTGCTTACCCTCTACAGTTGGTTTTGTATCATCCATAAAAATCCTCCAAGATCGTTTTGCATCATCGATGCCATCGCTAATTATTGGAATTTGTGTCAGACTTTAATCTTCAATTGGTAACTTTGCCTCAGAGGAAATATGGTGAAACGTTTTAGTGCAGAAGACTTTACTGAAATGCCTTGGAAGAACGGTGGAGGAGTAACCACTGAACTTTTCCGCTTGCCCGATGCTCAAGGCGGATTTCTTATAAGAATCTCGCGAGCGAAGGTTGAAAAGGATGGACCTTTTTCTTTCTTTCCTGGCATCGATCGCAAGCTTTTAATTCTTCAAGGCGAAGGATGTCGTCTCCTATTTCCCAATAAAGAGGAAATACTCCTTCAAGGAAGGGTGCTGGAGTTTACCGGTGAAACTCCGATTGATTGCAGATTGATTGGCGGATCGTTGATCGATTTTAACGTAATGTCCGCAAGGAACTATGCAACTGCGAAAGTCCTCATCACCAAAAATCTGACAGGTGCTCAATTTGCCTATCACACGCGATCTGAAACTTTATATCAGTTTGAGAATGAAGAAGTTAAAGTGGATTTTCCAGAAGATGAACACATCGGAATTTGGATCACTAAAAAATAAAAAAGGCCGGCATGACCGGCCTTATGAGACTTATTTTACTGAGTAATAAACGTAAGGCTCTCTTACTTTAAGTTTTTCACTTTCTTTCATTTTAAGCTCTTCAAAAACTTTGCCTCTCACACTGAATAGACCAAATTTAATTTCCGAAATTTGAAGTGTAAGAAGACCAGTCGTTGCATTGTAACTTACATTTCCATTGGCCTTGACCTTGCCTGAGATTTGAGCTTTTACTTCTGCCGCAAGATCAAATTTACCATTCGTCGCATTCAGAGCGACTGAATTGATGCCCAGACTTGCTTTTGTATTATCCAACGCCGATGAAAGCGCTTCCATTACACCCTCTTCCGCTTGAGAAGAAAACTTTGATGTCTTAAAAGTCATCTTTTGAATACAACCACCAATCAGTTGATCCATCACTTCCTCATGGGCGACCTTACGATCACAGTTAAGCGATAAATTGTCTAACTTCATGCTGTCATCTTTTGAGTTGAAAGTACCTTGAAGAAGAGAAAGACTCGTGCGAGCACCGAAATCCAGATTGAAGTCTCTAACAATCATTGTCTGGGCCTCGGTCATAAAACCAGGGGCATCTTTCAGAGTAAACTCGGCCGTTTCAGCTCCTGTCACCAAAAGGTTGAAATCTTTATCAACTTTATCCACACTCACTTGTACGCCGGCCATACGAGAAAAAGAAGCGGCCGATCCTTCACCATGAGGATCTGTATATGTGAAATTGAAATTCTTGACAGCTACTTGAAGGTCATTGGCCATTGCAAAGCCAGAGATGAATAGGAAACTAAACGCGAGTTTCTTCATAAAAAATCCTTTTGAGAATATTCAATGAATGGCTTGTCGGGCCTCTCCGCTCAGCATTTACAAAAATGGGCAATGCCCACATCTTATGGAAAAAAGCTCCTGCTTCTGATCTTTCCGGTCGGAATCTTCCTTAGGCAGTTCTCTAGGCAAAGTGCTCAAGTTCATGAAACTTCATAACTGACGATCGTACTGCGACTTTTTTTCCAGTCTCTGTCAGCACTGGAATTTAAGAGAGAATGAAAGAGCTTTGAATTTAGGGAATGGTGCCCCTAAAATTAAGGAGTTTATCTCAAATTAAGCACTCAGGAGTTACTCATGAATCACTTTGTGAAGAGCATCGGTTTGTCGGTTGTTCTTTCTGCTTCAGCATTT
Encoded here:
- a CDS encoding HutD/Ves family protein, giving the protein MVKRFSAEDFTEMPWKNGGGVTTELFRLPDAQGGFLIRISRAKVEKDGPFSFFPGIDRKLLILQGEGCRLLFPNKEEILLQGRVLEFTGETPIDCRLIGGSLIDFNVMSARNYATAKVLITKNLTGAQFAYHTRSETLYQFENEEVKVDFPEDEHIGIWITKK